The following proteins are encoded in a genomic region of Glycine max cultivar Williams 82 chromosome 18, Glycine_max_v4.0, whole genome shotgun sequence:
- the LOC100808210 gene encoding uncharacterized protein, producing the protein MEECHYKKSQVPAFGSWDWNDNLHFTQCFESARQAGLLRCSYSESEERDLYVTGDLYENNVVTPAMIVVPRRRAKVVDQHEKETKLKNWISDDVDSEPPSPTPLPRPTSKPVDEDLYKISPGLLYAKAKKKRGLCFFSSCLLPTCVA; encoded by the exons ATGGAA GAATGCCACTACAAGAAGAGCCAGGTGCCAGCTTTTGGGAGTTGGGATTGGAACGATAACCTACATTTCACACAGTGCTTCGAGTCAGCGAGGCAAGCTGGTTTGCTACGATGTAGTTACTCTGAGTCTGAGGAACGTGACCTTTATGTTACAGGGGATTTGTACGAGAATAATGTTGTCACACCCGCCATGATCGTTGTTCCTCGCAGAAGG GCAAAGGTGGTTGACCAGcatgaaaaagaaacaaaattgaaGAATTGGATCAGTGATGATGTGGATAGTGAACCACCCAGCCCAACTCCACTGCCAAGGCCGACTTCAAAACCCGTTGATGAGGACTTGTACAAGATCTCACCGGGGCTTCTTTATGCCAAAGCTAAAAAG AAGAGAGGGTTGTGCTTCTTTTCTAGTTGCTTGTTACCAACTTGCGTTGCTTGA